The proteins below are encoded in one region of Pontibacter deserti:
- a CDS encoding dihydrofolate reductase — translation MIAIVVAVAENNVIGKDNQLIWYLPADLRFFKNLTMGHPIIMGRKTYESIGKPLPGRTTVIITRQQDFEAPGCIVVNSIDEAIAEAHKLDQDIYIIGGAEIYKQALAKTDTIYLTRVHHTFDGDTFFPEINESDWEVASEDKHEPDEKNKCSYSFITLKRKA, via the coding sequence ATGATTGCTATAGTTGTAGCCGTTGCCGAAAATAATGTGATTGGGAAAGATAACCAGCTGATCTGGTACCTGCCCGCTGACCTTCGGTTTTTCAAGAACCTGACCATGGGCCACCCGATTATAATGGGTCGCAAAACTTATGAGTCTATTGGAAAGCCACTGCCGGGTCGTACGACGGTTATTATCACACGCCAGCAGGATTTTGAAGCACCAGGCTGTATAGTTGTAAACTCCATTGACGAGGCCATTGCCGAAGCTCATAAGCTGGACCAGGACATTTATATTATCGGTGGTGCCGAGATCTACAAACAAGCTTTAGCTAAAACAGATACTATTTACCTGACGCGCGTGCACCATACTTTTGACGGTGATACTTTTTTTCCGGAAATAAATGAAAGTGATTGGGAAGTAGCATCTGAGGACAAGCATGAGCCTGACGAGAAGAACAAGTGTAGCTATAGTTTTATTACACTAAAGCGAAAGGCATAA
- a CDS encoding exo-beta-N-acetylmuramidase NamZ family protein has product MKFEFSPITMIQPIVILFTSLLALSSCAPKQAPEAPQQPAVVDAMPPTPEVKPLQTGAEQLDLYLPKLQGKRVGMVINQTSIVSKTHLVDTLLSRGVKITTIFAPEHGFRGEADAGAYVKDAKDTKTGLPIVSLYGKNKKPSAEQLQSIDVLVFDIQDVGARFYTYISTMHYVMEVAAEQNKEVLILDRPNPNGSYVDGPVLEPAHRSFVGMHPIPIVHGLTVGELAQMINSEKWLEGQRQAKITVIPVANYTHSTPYTLPVKPSPNLPNQQAIILYPSLCLFEGTNVSVGRGTPTPFQVIGSPNYTFKDFSFTPVSTPGATEPPYKNQVCYGKNLTDPAAAQPFTLSYLIDFYKNSTEQDKFFNNFFEKLAGTSELRKQIIAGKTEAEIRASWEPALSNYKTLRKKYLLYPDAE; this is encoded by the coding sequence ATGAAATTTGAATTCTCCCCTATTACGATGATACAGCCAATTGTTATACTTTTTACTTCGTTGCTGGCTTTAAGTAGCTGCGCCCCAAAGCAGGCTCCTGAAGCTCCGCAACAGCCAGCTGTAGTTGATGCTATGCCACCTACCCCTGAAGTAAAGCCATTACAAACCGGAGCCGAGCAACTGGATTTATACTTACCTAAACTGCAGGGCAAGCGTGTAGGCATGGTGATAAATCAGACATCTATAGTTAGCAAAACCCATTTGGTTGATACGTTGTTGAGTCGAGGCGTAAAGATCACAACCATCTTTGCACCCGAGCATGGCTTCCGTGGCGAAGCCGATGCAGGTGCTTATGTGAAAGATGCTAAAGACACCAAAACTGGTCTACCTATTGTTTCGCTGTATGGTAAAAACAAAAAACCGTCTGCAGAGCAATTGCAAAGTATAGATGTGCTGGTTTTTGATATCCAGGATGTGGGCGCGCGCTTTTATACTTACATCAGCACGATGCATTACGTAATGGAAGTCGCCGCTGAGCAAAACAAGGAAGTACTTATACTTGACAGACCAAACCCAAATGGTAGTTATGTAGATGGTCCGGTACTGGAGCCGGCGCATAGATCCTTTGTAGGTATGCACCCAATTCCAATCGTTCACGGACTTACAGTTGGCGAACTGGCACAAATGATAAACAGCGAAAAGTGGCTGGAAGGTCAGCGACAGGCTAAAATTACAGTTATACCTGTTGCCAACTATACACACAGCACACCTTATACCCTGCCGGTTAAGCCATCACCTAACCTGCCAAACCAACAAGCCATTATACTTTACCCATCGCTTTGCTTGTTCGAAGGCACAAATGTTAGTGTGGGACGTGGCACGCCAACACCGTTCCAGGTTATTGGCAGCCCAAACTATACTTTTAAGGATTTTTCGTTTACGCCTGTTAGTACGCCCGGTGCTACCGAACCGCCTTACAAAAACCAGGTGTGCTATGGCAAAAACTTAACCGACCCAGCTGCAGCACAACCATTTACGCTGTCTTACCTGATCGACTTTTACAAAAATTCTACTGAACAGGATAAATTCTTCAACAACTTTTTCGAGAAGCTGGCTGGTACTTCTGAACTAAGAAAGCAAATTATTGCCGGAAAAACTGAAGCCGAGATACGCGCCAGCTGGGAGCCTGCTTTATCGAACTATAAAACCTTACGCAAAAAATACCTGCTCTACCCCGACGCAGAATAA
- the fmt gene encoding methionyl-tRNA formyltransferase: MPKDLRIIFMGTPDFAVPTLQILVEHNYKVVAVVTAPDKPAGRGQKIQQSPVKEYAVSQNIPVLQPTNLKSEVFLEELRSYKADLQIIVAFRMLPEVVWNMPPLGSFNIHGSLLPQYRGAAPINWAIINGEKETGVTSFFLKHEIDTGDLLLQTRVPILEEDDFGSMYEKLKYEGAKLALQTVQAIEQDNVKPMPQPESGELKHAPKIFKETCEINWNQPAEQVCNFVRGLSPYPTAWTKLGDKTFKIFKVQALENAGYDGAPGTVYTDNKTFVHVKTADTAVAILDLQMEGKKRMPLADLLRGYTFNL; the protein is encoded by the coding sequence ATGCCGAAAGACTTACGCATCATTTTTATGGGTACTCCCGATTTTGCGGTACCCACTTTACAGATATTAGTTGAACACAACTATAAGGTAGTTGCTGTAGTTACCGCCCCCGATAAACCAGCCGGCCGCGGTCAGAAAATTCAGCAGTCTCCGGTAAAGGAATATGCTGTTTCGCAGAACATTCCGGTGTTACAACCAACTAACTTAAAGTCTGAGGTTTTCCTTGAAGAGTTGCGCAGCTACAAAGCTGATCTGCAGATTATAGTTGCTTTCCGGATGTTACCAGAAGTGGTTTGGAATATGCCGCCGCTGGGCTCTTTCAACATTCATGGGTCGTTGCTGCCGCAGTACCGTGGCGCCGCCCCTATCAACTGGGCGATCATCAACGGCGAAAAGGAAACCGGTGTTACTTCTTTTTTCCTTAAACATGAGATCGATACCGGCGACCTGTTGCTGCAAACAAGAGTACCTATACTTGAGGAAGATGATTTTGGTTCGATGTATGAAAAGCTGAAGTATGAAGGCGCAAAGCTGGCGTTACAAACGGTACAGGCTATAGAGCAGGACAATGTAAAGCCGATGCCGCAGCCGGAATCCGGAGAGTTGAAACATGCACCGAAGATATTTAAAGAAACCTGCGAGATAAACTGGAATCAACCGGCAGAACAGGTTTGTAATTTTGTGCGTGGCCTTTCCCCTTACCCAACCGCCTGGACTAAATTAGGCGATAAAACTTTCAAGATATTTAAAGTACAGGCACTGGAAAACGCAGGATATGATGGAGCCCCGGGCACTGTTTATACAGACAATAAGACGTTTGTGCACGTAAAAACTGCCGACACAGCCGTAGCTATACTTGACCTGCAGATGGAAGGCAAAAAACGCATGCCGCTGGCCGACCTGTTACGTGGCTATACTTTTAACCTGTAA